A window of the Tessaracoccus sp. MC1865 genome harbors these coding sequences:
- a CDS encoding SDR family oxidoreductase, with product MERADLTSIPSQQQEWPGRTADLNPQPDHGETSWIGRERLVGKRALITGGDSGIGRAVAIAFAKEGADVVISHLPQEEDDARDTVELIRAQGRTGESVASDLRDAQSNKELAAKAVQLLGGVDILVANAAYQMTHEDMTEFPDEQVERTFQTNVFGPFWLAKALADELKDGSIIITTSIQAFDPSENLLDYAATKAALNNMAVNMASELGGQNTRVNAVAPGPIWTPLIPATMNAKKVEGFGSDVPLGRAGHPIEVAAAFVFLASDEASYVSGTVLGVTGGRPVF from the coding sequence ATGGAACGAGCAGACCTGACCAGCATCCCCTCGCAGCAGCAGGAATGGCCCGGCCGCACGGCCGACCTGAACCCACAGCCAGACCACGGCGAGACGTCGTGGATCGGGCGTGAGCGTCTCGTGGGCAAGCGGGCCCTGATCACCGGTGGCGACTCCGGCATCGGCCGCGCCGTAGCCATCGCGTTCGCGAAGGAGGGCGCCGACGTCGTGATCTCCCACCTCCCCCAAGAGGAGGACGACGCCCGCGACACCGTCGAGCTGATCCGCGCCCAGGGCCGCACGGGTGAGTCCGTCGCCAGCGACCTGAGGGACGCCCAGAGCAACAAGGAACTCGCCGCCAAGGCCGTGCAACTCCTCGGCGGCGTCGACATCCTCGTCGCCAACGCGGCCTACCAGATGACGCACGAGGACATGACCGAGTTCCCGGACGAGCAGGTGGAGCGGACGTTCCAGACCAACGTGTTCGGGCCCTTCTGGCTAGCCAAGGCGCTGGCGGATGAGTTGAAGGACGGTTCGATCATCATCACGACGTCGATCCAGGCCTTCGACCCGTCGGAGAACCTCCTCGACTACGCGGCCACCAAGGCGGCGCTGAACAACATGGCCGTCAACATGGCCTCCGAGCTCGGCGGGCAAAACACCCGCGTCAACGCCGTCGCGCCCGGCCCCATCTGGACGCCCTTGATCCCCGCGACCATGAACGCCAAGAAAGTGGAGGGCTTCGGCTCCGACGTCCCGCTCGGCCGGGCCGGGCACCCCATCGAGGTGGCGGCGGCGTTCGTGTTCCTGGCCTCCGACGAGGCGAGCTACGTCTCAGGCACCGTCCTCGGTGTCACCGGGGGCCGCCCCGTCTTCTGA
- a CDS encoding GH36-type glycosyl hydrolase domain-containing protein, which yields MITEQGSATTLGRAHAEVLTTTRRGSPVNLPARFPELLRTLRAARSALSTDGAKTLTSGSEWFLDNYYLIEQALGQVRQDLPAAYYRELPWLAREGDATCPPRTLALAEAVLGADELQLDPEQLFGFVDLYQQHSVLTQGDVWALPTMLRVVLLQAIIGAASRLAGLPAARNAPPVADPPLGDDDDIMATAVVSLRKLDRWDWKPAAERLSVVHRMLVDGDPTGHYPVMDYESRNRYRTAIEKAARTASRSEVEVAQAALALAADSTTPRERHVGYFLIDAGRRRLETTVGGRPGLRERIRRALLGRPTATYLVPILVITTALVLAAAFYSGTRAAWAAVPAAILSLVPALTAAVHLVNWAFGRTLRPRVLPKLDFRDGIPTEHRTLVVVPGLVSRPADVDSLLANIRAHYLRNPDPGLAFAAVTDFPDAKEPTAPGDDEVLAHAQRALAELNAATAGAPFLILHRRRMWNETQRSWMGWERKRGKLQELDRLLRGATDTSFELVAGDRTLLDGVRYVITLDADTVLPPDAAGRLAGTLAHPLNQATFDERGRVVAGYTVLQPRAETDPVSASRSAFTRALAGDSTVDLYNMAVSDVYQDLFGEGNYMGKGIYDVDSFERSLEGLVPENALLSHDLFEGAQGRAGLVSDVTVYEDYPPNYLVAALRLSRWVRGDWQLLPWLGSRVPTERGHAPNTLPVVARWKMADNLRRSLVPASIVALLASGWLWLPGSPWAWTLLALLAPVVGLAAGVVGALATAASALVRGDRTRLWRTSVAPLRRQFSRAGLQLAGLAGDAVISLEAIVRTLWRMKVSRRNLLEWTTAAGAVGLVGKDVRLTTAVRAALPATLLTLALGVAVVLLRPSALPAAAPFLVAWLAAPFIHYLVGRPDRWVKPSLTAADDRKLRTLTRRTWLFYEQFVGPEDNWLPPDNYQEVPLGIVAHRTSPTNVGLYFIAALAAHDRGYLGTQSFVSGLQSGFDSLDRIEHYRGHPVNWVDTRSLGSLPPSYVSTVDSGNLAACLIIVAQGCDELPDGPVWPIAAWEGLRDAIALVSDGAAALGSGQPALVEYLAGLDRRVATVEADPTSWLDALPALLADVRANVSLLLADLVEHGRGLDPGAVAALRLHAGLLQRHLEALAREAGLALPWLSSRPDPAWEDALGRGPAAVAWHRVREALPLELTWADLPRASREAAAGARDLVAALSDAPPPAREWALALTVSLDEAAAAADRTLDSLQALATRARAMVADMDFGFLYDRGRGVFHIGFNINSGLLDDSYYDLLASESRIASLIAIAKRDVPQDHWLHLGRPMTRTLAGDYSITSWSGTMFEYLMPTLMVPTPRASLLGHSCAAIVAHHIAYGRRRGVPWGISESGFYAFDAASGYQYRAFGVPGAGLTRGLADDLVVAPYASVLGLPYDPSAVVENLDRLEALGALGRYGMYEAVDFTPSRVPLGHDFGIVRSHMAHHQGMIMLALAAHLDGRRMVRRFAREPFTAAISLLLAEQVPEGGSLRLPTPEPADDGGSDGGAGNDAAGAVPTAPWTVGPPQGQTVAVHCLSNGRYTVLLTDSGAGHSTHEGVALTRWRADEALDDSGSWLYLQDLTSGTLWSAAARPCGPVPAETVFSASRAEYRQGHAGIHSHLDITVAARDDVEIRMLDVRNESAESRRLGLTSFAEVALAPAGDDQRHPAFSRLFVEAEDLPDLPGLLLRRRPRSAEETERFVVHFLVRGPEPEGAEWGRVRSTSDRARFLGRHRTPARPRALDHRTGWWRGLEEFPEAPLDPAVALGQEVFLEAHGRVRLAVVTAFAASREEALHLADRYRVWAHLEHAAGVAAAHAQRELRELGFAGGDLAHTQRLLGLLLFPPSGLRVAGPEAAGPGEALGALWGLGISGDLPIVYLGIADDGDLALLEQLLRAQSYWRRRGIEVDLAVVDEEPTGYAADVRDSALALVGRLGADRWLGRRGGVFMLNRDHVGGHALEWLRHAARVVFDAGQGDLPARLGRLMGPAPAALPPFDPRPGDQTSSMLSAAAGPSVVRPTGLSFDNGLGGFDADAREYQIFLPPGVTTPAPWSNVIATPDVGCLATEAGLGAAWSVNSGENRLVAWRNDPLADQASHAVYVRDEETGAFWSTTPQPAGGERPTLVRHGLGYTAYEYSSHALRLTTTVFASPDPAAVVVRVHVANVADRPRRITLTYFADLVLGGTHETTRHHVTARYDEATGAITARNPFHTDLADRVAWVATTHPLHGWTADRRGFIGRMGSLASPAGLSLIGLSRRDGPGVDPCAVLQVHLSLAPGGSDEVAFLLGQADSSEAATEAIARLRVPGAIDATHAEVGRLWAGALGGVRVETPDPAMDLLLNTWLPYQTLSARLWGRTGFYQSSGAYGFRDQLQDVMAVLWSRPDLAREHLLRAAAHQFEDGDVLHWWHPPTGRGVRTRISDDLLWLPYVTANYVRATGDVDVLRESVPFLRGDPLAAHEAERYDSFRVSHGEGDLLEHCRRAVRRGITSGAHGLPLMGTGDWNDGMNRVGAEGRGESVWLGWFGGAASREFAYLCERAGHADEATAHRARADELFAAVEAHGWDGRWYLRAFYDDGHPLGSAGEAEARIDSIAQSWALLSGAPRSDRTTTALASAVENLVRWEDRLALLLTPPFEHTPDDPGYIKGYLPGIRENGGQYTHAAAWLAWAAAEAGDGDTAHRLFDLISPVRRTADADGVARYLAEPYVLAADVYSREPHVGRAGWTWYTGSSSWLYRVGVEAILGLSWDGNTLRVAPQLPRDWDGYRATVRRSGRRIDVTVRRDGDGWKVEQDEQTDD from the coding sequence GTGATAACTGAACAGGGCAGCGCGACGACGCTTGGTCGCGCCCACGCGGAGGTACTGACCACCACGCGCAGGGGCAGTCCTGTCAACCTGCCGGCCCGTTTCCCCGAACTCCTTCGGACGCTACGCGCGGCCCGATCCGCGCTCTCCACCGATGGGGCGAAGACGCTCACGTCGGGGTCGGAGTGGTTCCTCGACAATTACTACCTGATCGAACAGGCCCTCGGCCAGGTGCGGCAGGACCTGCCTGCGGCCTACTACCGGGAGCTGCCCTGGCTGGCCAGGGAGGGTGACGCAACCTGCCCCCCGCGAACCCTCGCACTGGCCGAGGCCGTCCTCGGCGCCGACGAGCTCCAGCTCGATCCGGAGCAGCTGTTCGGCTTCGTGGATCTCTATCAACAGCACAGCGTCCTGACCCAGGGGGATGTGTGGGCGCTGCCCACCATGCTGCGGGTCGTGCTGCTCCAGGCGATCATCGGGGCCGCATCGCGACTCGCAGGGCTCCCCGCAGCGAGGAACGCGCCACCCGTCGCAGATCCGCCCCTAGGCGACGACGACGACATCATGGCCACCGCGGTGGTCAGCCTGCGCAAGCTCGACAGGTGGGACTGGAAGCCCGCCGCAGAACGGCTGAGCGTGGTGCATCGGATGCTCGTCGACGGCGACCCCACCGGCCATTACCCCGTTATGGACTACGAGAGCCGGAACCGCTACCGGACCGCGATCGAGAAGGCGGCACGCACGGCCAGCCGCTCCGAGGTCGAGGTGGCCCAGGCTGCCCTCGCCCTGGCCGCCGATTCCACCACCCCCCGCGAGCGCCACGTGGGCTACTTCCTCATCGACGCCGGCCGGCGGCGGCTGGAGACGACCGTCGGCGGCCGGCCCGGGCTCCGTGAGCGGATCCGCCGGGCGCTCCTCGGCAGGCCCACCGCCACCTACCTCGTCCCGATCCTGGTGATCACCACCGCCCTCGTGCTGGCCGCCGCCTTCTACTCGGGCACCCGGGCCGCGTGGGCCGCGGTCCCCGCCGCGATCCTGTCGCTCGTGCCCGCCTTGACGGCCGCGGTCCACCTCGTCAACTGGGCGTTCGGGCGTACCCTGCGTCCGCGGGTGCTGCCGAAGCTCGACTTCCGCGACGGCATCCCGACGGAGCACCGAACCCTGGTGGTGGTGCCCGGCCTCGTGTCCCGCCCGGCGGACGTCGACTCCCTCCTGGCCAACATCCGCGCCCACTACCTACGCAACCCGGATCCCGGCCTGGCCTTCGCCGCGGTCACCGATTTCCCGGACGCCAAGGAGCCCACCGCTCCAGGCGACGACGAAGTCCTCGCGCACGCTCAGCGCGCGCTCGCCGAACTGAACGCCGCAACCGCCGGCGCCCCCTTCCTCATCCTCCATCGGCGCCGGATGTGGAACGAGACCCAGAGGTCCTGGATGGGATGGGAACGCAAGCGCGGGAAGCTGCAGGAGCTGGACAGGCTGCTGCGCGGCGCCACCGACACGTCGTTCGAGCTGGTGGCCGGAGACCGCACCCTGCTGGACGGTGTGCGCTACGTCATCACGCTCGACGCCGACACCGTGCTCCCCCCTGACGCCGCCGGGCGGCTCGCGGGCACGCTGGCACATCCGCTGAACCAGGCCACGTTCGACGAGCGGGGACGGGTGGTGGCCGGCTACACCGTCCTGCAGCCGCGCGCCGAGACCGATCCCGTGAGCGCCAGCCGCTCCGCCTTCACGCGGGCGCTTGCCGGGGACTCCACCGTCGACCTCTACAACATGGCCGTCTCAGACGTCTACCAGGACCTCTTCGGCGAGGGCAACTACATGGGCAAGGGAATCTACGACGTGGATTCCTTCGAACGCAGCCTCGAGGGCCTCGTTCCCGAGAACGCCCTGCTCAGCCACGACCTGTTCGAGGGTGCGCAGGGGCGGGCGGGGCTGGTCAGCGACGTCACCGTCTACGAGGACTACCCCCCCAACTATCTGGTGGCCGCGTTGCGACTCAGCCGCTGGGTCCGGGGCGACTGGCAGCTGCTGCCCTGGCTGGGTTCGCGGGTGCCGACGGAGCGGGGTCACGCTCCCAACACCCTGCCGGTGGTCGCGCGCTGGAAGATGGCGGATAATCTGCGCCGCAGCCTCGTCCCGGCGTCCATCGTCGCGCTGCTGGCCTCCGGATGGCTGTGGCTGCCCGGGTCACCCTGGGCATGGACGCTCCTGGCACTGCTCGCCCCGGTCGTGGGCCTCGCGGCCGGCGTGGTGGGTGCACTGGCGACTGCCGCGTCCGCCCTGGTCCGTGGGGATCGGACGAGGCTGTGGAGGACGAGCGTTGCCCCACTGAGGCGGCAGTTCAGCAGGGCAGGGCTGCAGCTGGCGGGGCTGGCAGGCGACGCGGTCATCAGCCTCGAGGCGATCGTGCGCACCCTGTGGCGGATGAAGGTCTCGCGGCGCAACCTCCTCGAGTGGACGACGGCGGCCGGGGCCGTCGGCCTCGTGGGCAAGGACGTCCGGCTCACCACGGCGGTCCGCGCCGCTCTCCCCGCCACCCTGCTGACCCTCGCTCTCGGCGTCGCCGTCGTGCTCCTGCGCCCATCGGCGCTGCCGGCAGCGGCTCCATTCCTCGTTGCCTGGCTCGCGGCCCCGTTCATCCACTACCTGGTGGGCCGCCCGGACCGCTGGGTCAAGCCCAGCCTGACCGCCGCCGACGACCGGAAGCTACGCACCCTGACGCGCAGGACCTGGCTCTTCTACGAGCAGTTCGTGGGGCCCGAGGACAACTGGCTCCCGCCGGACAACTACCAGGAGGTGCCCCTCGGGATCGTCGCCCACCGCACCTCCCCCACCAACGTCGGGCTGTACTTCATCGCCGCGCTGGCCGCGCACGACCGCGGCTACCTCGGCACACAGAGTTTCGTGTCCGGCCTCCAATCGGGCTTCGACTCCCTGGACCGCATCGAGCACTATCGAGGCCATCCGGTGAACTGGGTGGACACCCGGAGCCTGGGCTCACTGCCCCCCAGCTACGTCTCGACGGTGGACAGCGGCAACCTCGCGGCCTGCCTCATCATCGTGGCCCAGGGGTGCGACGAACTGCCCGACGGCCCCGTCTGGCCCATCGCGGCCTGGGAGGGTCTGCGCGATGCCATCGCGCTGGTGAGCGACGGTGCCGCGGCTCTGGGCTCCGGCCAGCCGGCCCTCGTCGAGTACCTCGCTGGCCTGGACCGGCGGGTGGCCACGGTGGAGGCCGACCCGACGAGCTGGCTCGACGCCCTCCCTGCCCTCCTGGCCGACGTGCGGGCCAACGTCTCGCTGCTCCTGGCGGACCTGGTGGAGCATGGGCGCGGGTTGGATCCCGGAGCCGTCGCGGCCCTCCGCCTCCACGCCGGTCTCCTCCAACGTCACCTCGAGGCGCTCGCACGGGAGGCCGGTCTGGCACTTCCGTGGCTGTCGTCGCGACCGGATCCGGCCTGGGAGGACGCGCTCGGCCGCGGCCCGGCGGCCGTGGCCTGGCACCGTGTCCGCGAGGCTCTGCCTCTCGAGCTGACCTGGGCCGACCTGCCTCGGGCGAGCCGCGAGGCCGCCGCCGGTGCCCGCGACCTCGTCGCGGCGCTCTCCGACGCGCCTCCCCCGGCACGCGAGTGGGCGCTGGCGCTGACGGTGTCGCTCGATGAGGCGGCAGCGGCCGCCGACCGGACCTTGGACTCGTTGCAGGCCCTCGCCACCCGCGCCCGGGCGATGGTGGCCGACATGGACTTCGGCTTCCTCTACGACCGGGGACGCGGGGTGTTCCACATCGGCTTCAACATCAACTCCGGCCTCCTCGACGACAGCTACTACGATCTGCTGGCCTCCGAGTCGCGGATCGCCAGCCTGATCGCCATCGCCAAGCGCGACGTCCCGCAGGACCACTGGCTCCACCTGGGCCGCCCGATGACTCGGACGCTGGCGGGCGACTACTCGATCACGTCCTGGAGCGGGACGATGTTCGAGTACCTCATGCCCACCCTCATGGTGCCCACGCCGCGCGCGAGCCTGCTGGGCCACAGCTGCGCCGCGATCGTGGCCCACCACATCGCCTACGGCCGGAGGCGCGGTGTCCCGTGGGGCATCTCAGAGTCCGGCTTCTACGCCTTCGACGCGGCCTCCGGCTATCAGTACCGGGCGTTCGGGGTGCCGGGTGCGGGGCTCACCCGCGGGCTCGCCGATGACCTGGTGGTGGCCCCCTACGCCAGCGTTCTGGGCCTGCCCTACGACCCGTCGGCCGTCGTGGAGAACCTTGACCGGTTGGAGGCACTGGGCGCCCTCGGTCGCTACGGGATGTACGAGGCGGTGGACTTCACCCCGTCCAGGGTGCCGCTGGGCCATGACTTCGGCATCGTCCGGTCCCACATGGCTCATCACCAGGGCATGATCATGCTCGCCCTGGCGGCCCACCTCGACGGGCGGCGGATGGTGAGGCGGTTCGCGCGCGAGCCGTTCACTGCGGCCATCAGCCTGCTCCTGGCCGAGCAGGTGCCGGAGGGCGGCAGCCTCCGACTGCCCACGCCGGAACCCGCGGACGACGGAGGCTCCGACGGTGGTGCCGGGAACGACGCGGCGGGGGCCGTGCCCACCGCGCCGTGGACCGTCGGCCCGCCGCAGGGGCAGACGGTGGCCGTGCACTGCCTCTCCAACGGCCGCTACACGGTGCTGCTGACCGACAGCGGCGCCGGCCACAGCACCCACGAGGGTGTCGCGCTGACCCGCTGGCGCGCCGACGAGGCGCTGGACGACAGCGGATCCTGGCTCTATCTGCAGGATCTGACCAGCGGGACGCTGTGGTCCGCGGCGGCCCGTCCGTGCGGGCCCGTGCCGGCGGAGACCGTCTTCAGCGCCTCACGGGCGGAGTACCGGCAGGGACACGCCGGCATCCACAGCCACCTCGACATCACGGTCGCCGCCCGCGACGACGTCGAGATCCGGATGCTCGACGTGCGCAACGAGTCCGCCGAGTCCCGCCGGCTCGGGCTGACCAGCTTCGCGGAGGTCGCGCTGGCCCCGGCAGGCGACGACCAGCGACATCCCGCGTTCAGCCGGCTCTTCGTCGAGGCGGAGGACCTGCCCGACCTGCCCGGGCTGCTGCTGCGGCGCAGGCCGCGCTCGGCCGAGGAGACGGAGCGGTTCGTCGTCCACTTCCTGGTCCGCGGGCCCGAGCCTGAGGGCGCCGAGTGGGGCCGGGTGCGCTCCACCAGCGACCGGGCCAGGTTCCTCGGGCGGCACCGGACCCCCGCACGCCCCCGGGCCCTCGACCATCGCACTGGGTGGTGGCGGGGCTTGGAGGAGTTCCCCGAGGCGCCCCTGGACCCCGCGGTGGCGCTGGGGCAGGAGGTCTTTCTGGAAGCCCACGGACGCGTCCGATTGGCCGTGGTCACCGCCTTCGCGGCGAGCCGTGAGGAGGCCCTCCACCTCGCCGACCGTTACCGGGTGTGGGCACACCTCGAGCACGCCGCTGGCGTCGCGGCGGCCCACGCTCAGCGCGAGCTGCGCGAACTCGGCTTCGCCGGCGGCGATCTGGCGCACACCCAGCGGCTGCTGGGCCTGCTCCTCTTCCCACCGTCGGGCCTGAGGGTCGCCGGCCCCGAGGCGGCCGGACCTGGTGAGGCCCTGGGCGCGCTGTGGGGGCTGGGTATCTCCGGTGACCTGCCCATCGTCTACCTCGGCATCGCGGACGACGGCGACCTGGCCCTCCTGGAACAACTGCTGCGCGCCCAGTCCTACTGGCGACGCCGCGGCATCGAGGTGGATCTCGCTGTCGTCGACGAGGAACCCACCGGCTATGCGGCCGACGTGCGCGACTCGGCGCTCGCTCTGGTCGGCCGGCTGGGCGCCGACCGCTGGCTGGGCCGTCGCGGCGGCGTGTTCATGCTCAACCGCGACCACGTGGGCGGCCACGCGCTCGAGTGGCTTCGCCATGCCGCACGTGTGGTGTTCGACGCGGGCCAAGGCGACCTTCCCGCCCGGCTTGGACGCCTGATGGGCCCCGCGCCCGCCGCGCTGCCACCGTTCGATCCTCGACCCGGGGACCAGACGAGCAGCATGTTGTCCGCCGCCGCCGGCCCATCGGTGGTCCGCCCCACCGGGCTCTCGTTCGACAACGGTCTGGGCGGCTTCGACGCCGACGCGCGGGAGTACCAGATCTTCCTCCCGCCGGGCGTGACCACACCTGCGCCCTGGTCCAACGTGATCGCCACGCCCGACGTCGGATGCCTGGCCACAGAGGCTGGCCTGGGCGCCGCCTGGTCGGTCAACAGCGGGGAGAACCGGCTGGTCGCCTGGCGCAACGACCCGCTGGCTGACCAGGCGTCCCACGCCGTGTACGTGCGCGACGAGGAGACGGGGGCCTTCTGGTCGACGACCCCGCAACCAGCGGGCGGCGAGCGACCCACCCTGGTGCGCCACGGCCTCGGGTACACCGCCTACGAGTACTCCAGCCATGCGCTGCGGCTGACCACCACAGTGTTCGCCAGCCCAGATCCGGCGGCCGTGGTGGTGCGGGTGCACGTGGCCAACGTGGCGGACCGTCCCCGCCGCATTACGCTCACCTACTTCGCCGACCTGGTGCTGGGTGGCACCCACGAAACGACGCGACATCACGTGACGGCCCGGTACGACGAGGCCACCGGCGCCATCACTGCCCGGAACCCGTTCCACACCGACCTGGCGGACCGTGTGGCGTGGGTGGCCACCACGCACCCGCTGCACGGGTGGACGGCCGATCGTAGAGGGTTCATCGGGCGCATGGGCAGCCTGGCGAGCCCGGCCGGTCTGTCCCTGATCGGGCTGTCGCGGCGCGACGGGCCCGGGGTGGACCCGTGCGCGGTGCTCCAGGTGCACCTCAGCCTCGCGCCCGGCGGATCGGACGAGGTGGCGTTCCTGCTCGGGCAGGCCGACTCGTCGGAGGCTGCGACCGAGGCCATCGCACGGCTACGCGTACCAGGGGCGATCGACGCGACGCACGCCGAGGTCGGCCGGCTGTGGGCCGGGGCGCTCGGTGGCGTGAGGGTGGAGACGCCGGACCCGGCCATGGATCTGCTCCTCAACACCTGGCTGCCGTACCAGACCCTGTCCGCACGGCTCTGGGGGCGCACCGGGTTCTACCAGTCCAGCGGCGCCTACGGCTTCCGCGACCAACTGCAGGACGTCATGGCGGTGCTGTGGTCCAGGCCGGATCTCGCCCGGGAGCACCTGCTGCGGGCCGCTGCCCATCAGTTCGAGGACGGCGACGTCCTGCACTGGTGGCACCCGCCCACCGGCCGCGGTGTCCGCACACGCATCTCCGACGACCTGCTGTGGCTGCCGTACGTGACCGCGAACTACGTCCGCGCCACGGGTGACGTCGACGTCCTCCGGGAGAGCGTGCCCTTCCTGCGGGGCGACCCCCTAGCCGCCCACGAAGCCGAACGGTACGACTCGTTCCGGGTGTCCCACGGCGAGGGCGACCTGCTCGAGCACTGCCGCAGGGCGGTGCGGCGCGGGATCACCTCCGGCGCCCACGGGCTACCCCTCATGGGCACCGGGGACTGGAACGACGGCATGAACCGGGTGGGAGCAGAGGGTCGCGGCGAGAGCGTCTGGTTGGGCTGGTTCGGCGGCGCGGCCAGCCGCGAGTTCGCGTATCTCTGCGAGCGCGCGGGGCACGCGGACGAGGCCACCGCCCACCGGGCCCGGGCGGACGAGCTGTTCGCCGCCGTCGAGGCCCACGGGTGGGACGGCCGGTGGTACCTGCGAGCGTTCTACGACGACGGGCACCCGCTCGGCTCGGCGGGCGAGGCAGAGGCGCGGATCGACTCGATCGCGCAGAGCTGGGCGCTGCTCTCGGGCGCGCCCAGAAGCGACCGGACGACCACCGCCCTGGCGTCCGCCGTCGAGAACCTGGTGCGGTGGGAGGACCGGTTGGCATTGTTGCTGACCCCGCCGTTCGAGCACACCCCCGACGACCCCGGTTACATCAAGGGCTACCTGCCCGGAATCAGGGAAAACGGCGGCCAGTACACGCACGCGGCCGCCTGGCTTGCGTGGGCTGCAGCCGAGGCGGGTGACGGCGACACCGCGCACCGGTTGTTCGACCTCATCAGCCCCGTCCGCCGCACGGCCGACGCCGACGGGGTGGCCAGATACCTGGCCGAGCCCTACGTGCTGGCCGCCGACGTGTACAGCCGCGAGCCGCACGTGGGCAGGGCCGGCTGGACCTGGTACACGGGATCCAGCTCCTGGCTCTACCGGGTGGGGGTGGAGGCCATCCTGGGCCTCTCCTGGGACGGCAACACGCTCCGCGTCGCCCCTCAGTTGCCGCGCGACTGGGACGGGTACCGCGCCACCGTGCGTCGCAGTGGGCGGCGCATCGACGTGACGGTCCGACGCGACGGCGACGGGTGGAAGGTGGAGCAGGATGAGCAGACCGATGACTAA
- a CDS encoding universal stress protein, whose amino-acid sequence MFERVLAPLDGSALAASVLPHVARIAPAGSQTLLLRVLEQNVEATLSDPLEWRMRRDVAEVYLDDVARRIGLDTELHPVSRVEEGCAADRILAVAREWDAQLIALCSHGAGGLNAWNLNSVAFKVAQRTGTSLLLVRGYQFSSDSPDETLASESYRRILVPMDGSLRAEHVLGAADAIASGTGATIVLAHVVQPPRYIHRRSESVVESIVDGAINQFISEAQSYLDEVASGLQSPTEVRVLRDRDPAAALHALAADEGVDLVLVSAHGQSGQRYWPHGGLATSFILHGTTTLLVLQDVPWDDLLPSQAEMSASRPPAPGQRATGTLPGQTGPVPVA is encoded by the coding sequence ATGTTCGAGCGCGTACTAGCTCCGTTGGACGGTTCTGCCCTGGCCGCCAGCGTCCTTCCGCATGTGGCCAGGATCGCTCCCGCGGGTTCGCAGACGCTGCTGCTTCGAGTTCTCGAACAGAACGTCGAGGCCACTCTGAGCGATCCCCTCGAGTGGCGCATGCGCCGCGACGTCGCAGAGGTCTACCTCGACGACGTCGCGCGGCGGATCGGCTTGGACACGGAGTTGCATCCCGTCTCCCGCGTGGAGGAGGGCTGCGCTGCGGACCGCATCCTGGCGGTGGCGCGCGAGTGGGACGCCCAGTTGATCGCCCTGTGCAGCCACGGGGCGGGGGGCCTGAACGCGTGGAACCTCAACTCTGTGGCGTTCAAGGTGGCACAGCGGACCGGCACGTCCCTGCTGCTCGTGCGCGGCTACCAGTTCAGCTCAGACTCACCCGATGAGACGCTGGCCTCCGAGTCGTACCGACGCATCCTGGTGCCCATGGACGGGTCTCTGCGGGCGGAGCACGTGCTGGGCGCGGCAGATGCCATCGCCTCCGGGACAGGTGCGACGATCGTGCTGGCCCATGTGGTGCAGCCGCCCAGGTACATCCATCGACGCAGCGAGAGCGTGGTCGAGTCGATCGTCGACGGGGCCATCAACCAGTTCATCTCCGAGGCGCAGTCCTATCTGGATGAGGTGGCCTCAGGGCTGCAGTCGCCCACCGAGGTGCGGGTGCTCCGCGACCGTGACCCCGCGGCCGCACTGCACGCGTTGGCCGCCGACGAGGGGGTGGACCTGGTTCTGGTCAGCGCGCACGGACAGTCCGGGCAGCGCTACTGGCCCCACGGCGGACTCGCCACCAGCTTCATCCTCCACGGCACGACCACCTTGCTGGTGTTGCAGGACGTGCCATGGGACGACCTCCTGCCCAGTCAGGCGGAGATGTCCGCCAGCCGGCCCCCAGCCCCGGGCCAGCGCGCCACGGGAACCCTCCCCGGCCAGACCGGACCCGTCCCGGTCGCCTGA
- a CDS encoding response regulator transcription factor, which translates to MNGQQTPIKVVIVDDHPVVRGGLVSMFAAEPGIDVVGEAGDGAEAVVVITAADPDVVLMDLRMAGGDGVDAIGRLRAANATRPRILVLTTYHAERDVRRAMEAGADGYLLKDARRAELVRAVEDLAQGKPVLTSEALAVLAGRASEQSLTERELDALKLMAAGHTNRGVAIRMHVSEATVKAHLAHVFEKLGVGDRASAVRVAYERGLL; encoded by the coding sequence ATGAATGGACAACAGACCCCCATCAAGGTGGTCATCGTCGACGACCACCCCGTCGTGCGGGGCGGACTGGTCAGCATGTTCGCCGCCGAACCCGGCATCGACGTGGTCGGGGAAGCAGGCGACGGAGCGGAGGCCGTCGTCGTGATCACCGCGGCCGATCCCGATGTCGTCCTCATGGACCTGCGGATGGCCGGAGGCGACGGCGTCGACGCCATCGGCCGGCTCAGGGCTGCGAACGCAACCCGCCCCCGGATCCTGGTGCTGACCACCTATCACGCCGAGCGCGACGTCCGCAGAGCCATGGAGGCCGGCGCGGACGGCTACCTGCTCAAGGACGCACGCCGCGCCGAACTCGTCCGCGCGGTCGAAGACCTGGCTCAGGGCAAGCCGGTGCTGACGAGCGAGGCCCTCGCGGTGCTGGCTGGGCGGGCGAGCGAGCAATCGCTGACCGAACGAGAACTGGACGCCCTGAAGCTCATGGCGGCCGGCCACACGAACCGTGGCGTCGCCATCCGGATGCACGTCAGCGAGGCAACGGTGAAGGCCCACTTGGCACACGTCTTCGAGAAGTTGGGCGTCGGCGACCGCGCCTCGGCCGTCCGCGTCGCCTACGAACGCGGCCTCTTGTGA